Proteins encoded together in one Deinococcus multiflagellatus window:
- a CDS encoding SDR family NAD(P)-dependent oxidoreductase encodes MSDSASPPGVIVTGAARGIGRATAELYLERGWRVLSVDLTPSPPLRGGRRVKADISTPAGRERVVRAARELGQVQVLVNNAAYQGAPGSVLEVSERGWARTLNVNLTAPLLLTRAVAELLPRGGAVVNVASVQGLFAEQNNAAYNASKGGLINLTRAMALDLAPHGLRVNAVAPGAISTEAVLQSIQESPDPAQTRRDYEDLHALRRLGTPREVAQTVYFLGSDEASFVTGAVLTVDGGMTASFMMAGRPV; translated from the coding sequence ATGAGTGACTCTGCCTCTCCTCCTGGGGTGATCGTGACGGGCGCGGCGCGGGGGATTGGGCGCGCCACCGCCGAGCTGTACCTGGAACGCGGCTGGCGCGTGCTGAGCGTGGATCTCACCCCATCGCCGCCGCTGCGGGGTGGGCGGCGGGTGAAGGCCGACATCAGCACGCCGGCGGGGCGCGAGCGCGTGGTGCGCGCGGCGCGCGAACTGGGGCAGGTGCAGGTGCTGGTGAACAACGCTGCTTACCAGGGCGCCCCCGGCAGCGTGCTGGAGGTCAGCGAGCGCGGCTGGGCCCGCACCCTGAATGTGAACCTGACCGCCCCGCTGCTGCTGACCCGCGCCGTGGCCGAACTGCTGCCCCGGGGCGGCGCCGTGGTGAACGTGGCCAGCGTGCAGGGCCTGTTCGCCGAGCAGAACAACGCCGCCTACAACGCCAGCAAGGGCGGCCTGATCAACCTGACGCGCGCCATGGCTCTGGACCTCGCGCCGCATGGCCTGCGGGTGAACGCGGTGGCCCCCGGCGCCATCAGCACCGAGGCCGTGCTGCAGAGCATTCAGGAAAGCCCCGACCCCGCCCAGACCCGGCGCGACTACGAGGACCTGCATGCCCTGCGCCGCCTGGGCACGCCGCGCGAGGTGGCCCAGACGGTGTACTTCCTGGGCAGCGACGAGGCCAGCTTCGTGACGGGCGCCGTGCTGACGGTGGACGGGGGCATGACCGCGAGCTTCATGATGGCGGGACGGCCGGTCTAG
- a CDS encoding disulfide bond formation protein B, translating to MTRDNRLYLAWVVALVATLGSLYFSEIRHFNPCPLCWFQRIFMYPLAVILGVAALGGDLRVRRYVLPLAVTGLLIALYQNLETWGLVQELEACTADPAASCGTPWPVWGMGSPLNTILTIPVLSMIAFTLIIALLSWKREPRVTEPPAA from the coding sequence ATGACCCGCGACAACCGCCTGTATCTGGCCTGGGTGGTGGCGCTGGTTGCCACTCTGGGCAGCCTATACTTCAGCGAGATCCGGCACTTTAACCCCTGCCCTCTGTGCTGGTTTCAGCGGATTTTTATGTACCCGCTGGCCGTCATCCTGGGCGTGGCGGCCCTGGGCGGCGACCTGCGCGTGCGCCGCTACGTGCTGCCCCTGGCGGTCACCGGGCTCTTGATCGCCCTGTACCAGAACCTGGAAACCTGGGGCTTGGTGCAAGAACTTGAAGCCTGCACCGCTGACCCCGCCGCCTCGTGCGGCACCCCCTGGCCGGTGTGGGGGATGGGCTCGCCCCTGAACACCATCCTCACCATTCCCGTGCTCAGCATGATCGCCTTTACGCTGATCATCGCCCTCCTGAGCTGGAAACGAGAACCCAGGGTTACCGAACCCCCAGCTGCATAA
- a CDS encoding DsbA family protein has product MTRLQGNNQNRTFLVVGTLVAAVLIALAVFAVQGKPAAGAALKANFNLAGQPFVGQENAPVSVVVVEDFKCPVCKNFEETVAPQLKEKYVDAGKIKQYSLVWPFLADTRGLPTDDSKLAAQAAKCVYDQGGNDAFASFKTIMFRAQGDESQVWATKTRLKDLAANVEGLDQAKFDSCLDTDATAARVDADEKQVSDARVNGTPTIFVNGAQVMTADGKRGSYAFEDISRAIDAASK; this is encoded by the coding sequence ATGACCAGATTGCAGGGCAACAACCAGAACCGCACCTTTCTCGTGGTGGGCACCCTTGTGGCCGCCGTGCTCATTGCGCTGGCGGTCTTTGCCGTGCAGGGCAAGCCCGCCGCTGGCGCCGCCCTGAAGGCCAACTTCAACTTGGCCGGGCAGCCCTTCGTGGGCCAGGAGAACGCGCCCGTGTCTGTGGTGGTCGTTGAGGACTTCAAATGTCCGGTATGCAAGAACTTTGAAGAAACGGTGGCGCCCCAGCTGAAGGAAAAGTACGTGGATGCCGGCAAGATCAAGCAGTACAGTCTGGTCTGGCCCTTCCTGGCGGATACGCGTGGTCTGCCTACCGACGACAGCAAGCTCGCCGCTCAGGCCGCCAAGTGCGTGTACGACCAGGGCGGCAACGACGCGTTTGCCAGCTTCAAGACCATCATGTTCCGTGCCCAGGGCGACGAAAGCCAGGTCTGGGCCACCAAGACCCGCCTGAAGGACCTGGCGGCCAACGTGGAAGGACTGGATCAGGCCAAGTTCGACAGCTGCCTGGATACGGACGCCACCGCCGCGCGTGTGGACGCCGACGAGAAGCAGGTGAGTGACGCCCGCGTGAACGGCACCCCCACCATCTTCGTGAATGGCGCGCAGGTGATGACCGCCGACGGCAAGCGGGGCAGCTACGCCTTCGAGGACATCAGCCGCGCCATTGACGCCGCCAGCAAATAA
- a CDS encoding alpha/beta hydrolase family protein: MKMLLPATLLTLVAGTAGAQSLSGVELGLTGGYAGGLSGEFFVHAPNVVGPIGVKAGVAYTRAADAINDSSDLGVGPFSSYKAAGATENGSHTVASLDGTYNVGELAPGVSTALYAGARYGMFRSTEDYGATGNTTYSSNAFGLGAGVMLSYALTGNLSLVGDVGVDTFFKSTINATTTSGSGSTNTTINQGDALYNTIDNRFVRPGTVFKARIGIKTTF; the protein is encoded by the coding sequence ATGAAGATGCTTCTCCCCGCGACCCTCCTGACCCTCGTTGCCGGCACCGCTGGCGCCCAGTCCCTCAGCGGCGTTGAGCTTGGCCTGACGGGCGGCTACGCTGGCGGCCTCAGCGGCGAGTTCTTTGTGCATGCCCCCAACGTGGTGGGCCCCATCGGCGTGAAGGCGGGCGTGGCCTACACCCGCGCTGCGGACGCGATCAATGACAGCAGCGATCTGGGCGTCGGGCCCTTCAGCTCTTACAAGGCTGCTGGCGCCACGGAGAATGGCAGCCACACTGTCGCCAGCCTGGACGGCACCTACAACGTGGGTGAACTGGCCCCCGGCGTCAGCACCGCCCTGTACGCCGGCGCCCGTTACGGCATGTTCCGCAGCACCGAGGACTACGGCGCGACCGGCAACACCACCTACAGCAGCAACGCCTTTGGTCTGGGTGCGGGCGTGATGCTCAGCTACGCCCTGACCGGCAACCTGAGCCTCGTGGGTGACGTGGGCGTGGATACGTTCTTCAAGTCCACCATCAACGCCACGACCACCAGTGGCAGCGGCAGCACGAACACCACCATCAACCAGGGCGACGCGCTGTACAACACCATTGACAACCGTTTCGTGCGCCCCGGCACCGTGTTCAAGGCGCGCATCGGCATCAAGACCACGTTCTAA
- a CDS encoding MFS transporter → MTHPIALPTFRQLLTTRVLATLSVGFYNVPLLWWVLEHTGSGSAVAALGLVGALAAMVVAPWGGVLADRGQKKNLIQRTYLLDAGLLLAGAALLGTHTLPVWGAFILVGTSDLVANLRTPALAALLPLSVPETKYQQANASMNLAVSVSSLASFSVAGLVTGLLGVPAALLTGVALLALAALSLLAFREPPSAPSQNAAQPATRSFREGLGYVMASPLLLSLVGVAMLLNLIMTPLAVLLAPYAKALALGAAHYGLLNAANVAGELLGFGLLNFVRLRAPIPALFLGTCVMASAAFGLGLAPNLALAMASLALFGATAASMNTLLFSLAQSAIPAAMMGRVLGVVQAMAMGLQPLGYALTGLLLQVMSVRQIFVGMALLLALASFAWLRRPVREGVQPEAPRLELGRS, encoded by the coding sequence ATGACCCATCCCATTGCCCTGCCAACTTTTCGGCAGCTGCTCACCACCCGGGTGCTGGCCACCCTCAGTGTTGGTTTCTACAACGTGCCGCTGCTATGGTGGGTGCTGGAACACACCGGCTCTGGCAGTGCTGTGGCCGCGCTGGGACTGGTCGGCGCCTTGGCGGCCATGGTTGTTGCCCCGTGGGGTGGCGTCTTGGCCGACCGCGGACAGAAAAAGAACCTGATTCAGCGGACCTATCTGCTCGATGCAGGCTTGCTGCTGGCCGGGGCGGCGCTGCTTGGTACCCATACGCTGCCGGTGTGGGGGGCTTTCATCCTGGTGGGCACCAGTGACCTGGTGGCCAATCTGCGCACCCCCGCGCTGGCGGCTCTGCTTCCCCTCAGCGTTCCCGAAACCAAGTACCAGCAGGCCAACGCTTCCATGAACTTGGCTGTGTCTGTTTCCAGCCTCGCCTCGTTTTCAGTGGCGGGCCTGGTGACCGGGCTCCTCGGCGTGCCTGCTGCCCTGCTGACCGGGGTGGCGCTGCTGGCCCTGGCCGCGCTGAGCCTGTTGGCATTTCGGGAACCGCCCAGTGCGCCCAGTCAGAACGCGGCCCAGCCTGCAACACGCAGTTTCCGGGAGGGTTTGGGGTACGTCATGGCCAGCCCGTTGCTGCTGTCGCTGGTGGGCGTGGCCATGCTCCTTAACCTCATCATGACCCCGCTGGCGGTCCTGCTCGCTCCATATGCCAAGGCGCTGGCCCTGGGCGCGGCCCACTACGGCCTGCTCAATGCGGCAAATGTCGCGGGAGAACTGCTGGGGTTCGGCCTTCTGAATTTCGTGCGGCTCCGCGCGCCGATCCCCGCTCTGTTCCTGGGCACGTGCGTGATGGCCAGCGCGGCTTTTGGCCTTGGACTGGCGCCCAACCTGGCGCTGGCCATGGCTTCTCTGGCCCTTTTCGGTGCAACGGCGGCCAGCATGAATACCTTGCTGTTCAGCCTCGCGCAGTCAGCCATCCCCGCTGCCATGATGGGGAGGGTCTTGGGCGTGGTGCAGGCCATGGCCATGGGGCTGCAACCCCTGGGTTACGCCCTGACTGGCCTGCTGCTGCAGGTGATGTCCGTGCGGCAGATTTTTGTGGGCATGGCGCTGCTGCTGGCGCTGGCCAGCTTTGCCTGGCTGCGCCGTCCCGTTCGTGAGGGGGTGCAGCCAGAGGCGCCGCGCCTGGAGTTAGGCCGGTCGTAA
- a CDS encoding flavoprotein produces the protein MSLTESRPNVLIAMTGSVAVLGMPQHLLALQQLQWRFNVAMSAAAEQFLRPYAVEVLLGQRVFTCHFETRDGVRVPHKELTRGIDALLVMPATANILAKAAHGICDDLISTCIVACTAPVVFVPSMNETMWLSKVVQRNVGTLRALGHHVIEPGMGYAVADRRVALGAIPPLKELMAQLRALSILRPA, from the coding sequence GCCGTCCTGGGCATGCCGCAGCATCTTCTGGCCTTGCAGCAATTACAGTGGCGCTTCAATGTGGCCATGTCGGCGGCTGCCGAACAGTTCTTGCGCCCTTACGCAGTAGAGGTGCTCCTTGGACAACGTGTCTTTACCTGCCACTTTGAAACGCGTGATGGCGTCCGGGTCCCACACAAGGAGCTGACCAGGGGAATAGACGCCCTCTTGGTCATGCCGGCAACGGCCAACATCCTGGCCAAGGCCGCACACGGCATCTGTGATGATCTGATTTCCACCTGTATCGTTGCCTGTACGGCGCCTGTGGTGTTTGTGCCGTCCATGAACGAAACCATGTGGCTCAGCAAGGTCGTGCAGCGCAATGTGGGGACCCTGCGCGCCTTAGGGCACCACGTAATCGAGCCGGGCATGGGGTATGCGGTGGCTGATCGCCGGGTCGCGCTGGGTGCGATTCCGCCCCTTAAGGAGCTGATGGCCCAGTTGCGTGCACTGTCGATCTTACGACCGGCCTAA
- a CDS encoding electron transfer flavoprotein subunit alpha/FixB family protein, translating to MILIVAEHAAGKLGKATLEMVTAARESGREGPITVLVLGQNVSAIATEAAAVADQVLVADLPQLATYNAETWAAAATQIAQEGEAHTVIIGGSRSGREYAPRVAVKLDAPYLEDVTSLKASGAALQGQRYTYLARVTETVEAEGPVVVVTVKPGSFAAAAPAGAAGEQYDVELTLPAPRVEVTGKSVEKSSRVALTEADVIVTGGRGVGSPENFSKYVEGLADALGAGVGATRAVVDAGWRPYAEQVGQTGKTVQPGAYIALGVSGAVQHLSGMGKSKNIIAINKDAEAPIFKVADYGIVGDINEIVPALIEASKR from the coding sequence ATGATCCTGATTGTTGCTGAACACGCCGCTGGCAAGCTGGGCAAGGCCACCCTGGAAATGGTGACGGCCGCGCGCGAATCGGGCCGTGAGGGCCCCATCACGGTGCTGGTGCTGGGCCAGAATGTCTCTGCCATTGCCACCGAGGCCGCCGCTGTGGCTGACCAGGTGCTGGTGGCCGACCTGCCCCAGCTGGCCACCTACAACGCGGAAACCTGGGCGGCGGCAGCGACCCAGATTGCCCAGGAAGGCGAAGCCCACACCGTCATCATTGGCGGCAGCCGTTCGGGCCGCGAGTACGCGCCGCGCGTGGCCGTGAAGCTGGACGCCCCGTACCTGGAAGACGTGACCAGCCTGAAAGCCAGTGGCGCCGCCCTGCAGGGCCAGCGCTACACCTACCTGGCCCGCGTGACCGAAACCGTGGAGGCCGAGGGCCCTGTGGTGGTCGTGACCGTCAAGCCCGGTTCCTTTGCCGCGGCGGCCCCCGCTGGCGCCGCTGGCGAGCAGTACGACGTGGAACTGACCCTGCCCGCCCCGCGTGTGGAAGTGACCGGCAAGAGCGTGGAAAAGAGCAGCCGCGTGGCCCTGACCGAAGCCGACGTGATCGTGACGGGCGGGCGCGGCGTGGGCAGCCCCGAGAACTTTTCCAAGTATGTGGAAGGCCTCGCCGACGCCCTGGGGGCCGGCGTGGGCGCCACGCGCGCCGTGGTAGACGCCGGCTGGCGCCCCTACGCCGAGCAGGTGGGCCAGACCGGCAAGACCGTGCAGCCCGGCGCCTACATTGCCCTGGGCGTCAGCGGCGCCGTGCAGCACCTCAGCGGCATGGGCAAGAGCAAGAACATCATCGCCATCAACAAGGACGCTGAAGCCCCGATCTTCAAGGTGGCCGACTACGGCATCGTGGGCGACATCAACGAGATCGTGCCGGCGTTGATTGAGGCCAGCAAGCGGTAA
- the uvrA gene encoding excinuclease ABC subunit UvrA, giving the protein MQNNLIVRGAKEHNLKDITVELPRDQFVVITGVSGSGKSTLAFDTIYAEGQRRYVESLSAYARQFLGLMEKPDVESITGLSPAISIDQKTTSHNPRSTVGTVTEIHDYLRLLYARVGTPYCPLCGRKIEKQSPSEITDRLLSGFADKRAILLAPVVRGRKGEYRKLFADLRREGFARVRVDGTLYELDEAEKLKLEKFEKHDVDVVIDRVTLREGDRPRIAESVELGLRRGEGLLRVLLPDAGEDGGAHEELYSEKFACPEHGSVLEELEPRSFSFNSPYGACGDCAGLGSKQEFSPDLIIDEKLSIAEGAILPWSKKGTGGGVYYWDKLQALAENMGFSVKVPWRELPKAAQEAILHGPGAPFEVVYRRGGKETMRFMTEFEGVLANLERRYADTESEFMREKLEELMELRPCPTCGGTRYKPEILGVRVGGLNISQASGMSVLDADAFFTALQDKALNHDAIAPFLKGHLGGTARAHGPLRYEYQLNDFGAAVAAPILKAIRTRLKFLVDVGLDYLSLDRTANTLSGGEAQRIRLATQVGSGLTGVLYVLDEPSIGLHPKDNGRLIGTLKNLRDLGNTLLVVEHDEDTMIEADYLVDMGPGAGVHGGQVVAVGTPQQVKENRESLTGKYLRGELKIEVPSHRRRGNGKRLKVFGAREHNLQNVDIDIPLGTMTVVTGPSGSGKSTLIHDILHATLARELNGAKTTPGRYDRIEGMDHLDKVIEIDQSPIGRTPRSNPATYTGVFTEIRDLFTRTPEARRRGYQAGRFSFNVKGGRCEHCKGDGVMKIEMNFLPDIYVPCEVCKGARYNRETLEVKYNGKTIADVLDLTVEDAQKFFEAIPAIERKMSLLCDVGLGYMRIGQPSTTLSGGEAQRIKLASELSKRATGKTIYILDEPTTGLHFEDVRKLMEVLQRLVEGGNTLVIIEHNLDVMKCADHIIDLGPEGGVRGGTIVAVGTPEELAAHPTSHTGEYLRRVPGIEPAQPRTAAEPEVSAKPAKRAPRKVASAAADDEGELVAAAPERKTRAKKESA; this is encoded by the coding sequence TTGCAGAACAACCTGATCGTTCGCGGCGCCAAGGAGCACAACCTCAAGGACATCACGGTGGAGTTGCCCCGTGACCAGTTCGTGGTGATCACCGGCGTGTCTGGCAGCGGCAAGAGCACCCTGGCCTTCGACACCATCTATGCCGAGGGCCAGCGCCGCTATGTGGAAAGCCTGTCGGCCTACGCCCGGCAGTTCCTGGGCCTGATGGAAAAGCCGGACGTGGAGAGCATCACCGGCCTGTCGCCGGCCATTTCCATTGACCAGAAAACCACCAGCCACAACCCGCGCTCCACCGTGGGCACCGTGACCGAAATTCACGACTACCTCCGGTTGCTGTACGCCCGCGTGGGCACGCCGTACTGCCCCCTCTGTGGCCGCAAGATCGAAAAGCAGAGCCCCAGCGAGATTACGGACCGCCTGCTGTCGGGCTTTGCCGACAAGCGCGCCATTCTGCTGGCCCCGGTGGTGCGCGGGCGCAAGGGCGAGTACCGCAAGCTGTTCGCCGACCTGCGCCGCGAGGGCTTTGCCCGCGTGCGGGTGGACGGCACCCTGTACGAGCTGGACGAGGCCGAGAAGCTGAAGCTGGAAAAGTTCGAGAAGCACGATGTGGACGTGGTGATTGACCGCGTGACCCTGCGCGAAGGGGACCGCCCCCGCATTGCCGAGAGCGTGGAACTGGGCCTGCGCCGGGGCGAGGGCCTGCTGCGCGTGCTGCTCCCCGATGCCGGTGAGGACGGCGGCGCCCACGAGGAACTGTATTCCGAGAAGTTCGCCTGCCCCGAACACGGCAGCGTCCTGGAAGAGCTGGAACCCCGTTCGTTCTCCTTCAACTCGCCCTACGGCGCCTGTGGCGACTGCGCGGGCCTGGGCAGCAAGCAGGAATTCAGCCCGGACCTGATCATTGACGAGAAGCTGTCCATTGCCGAGGGCGCCATTCTGCCGTGGAGCAAGAAGGGCACGGGCGGCGGCGTGTACTACTGGGACAAGCTGCAGGCCCTGGCCGAGAACATGGGCTTCAGCGTGAAAGTGCCCTGGCGTGAATTGCCCAAGGCGGCGCAGGAAGCCATTCTGCACGGCCCCGGCGCGCCCTTCGAGGTGGTGTACCGGCGCGGCGGCAAGGAAACCATGCGCTTCATGACCGAATTCGAGGGCGTGCTGGCGAACCTGGAGCGCCGCTACGCCGACACCGAATCCGAGTTCATGCGCGAGAAGCTCGAAGAGCTGATGGAACTGCGCCCCTGCCCCACCTGCGGCGGCACCCGCTACAAGCCCGAGATCCTGGGCGTGCGGGTGGGCGGCCTGAACATCTCGCAGGCCAGTGGCATGAGCGTGCTGGACGCCGACGCCTTTTTCACCGCCTTGCAGGACAAGGCCCTGAACCACGACGCCATTGCGCCCTTCCTGAAGGGCCACCTGGGCGGCACGGCCAGGGCCCACGGGCCCCTGCGCTACGAATACCAGCTCAACGACTTCGGCGCGGCGGTGGCGGCGCCCATCCTGAAGGCCATCCGTACCCGCCTGAAATTCCTGGTGGATGTGGGCCTGGACTACCTGAGCCTGGACCGCACCGCCAACACGCTGAGTGGGGGAGAGGCGCAGCGCATCCGCCTCGCCACCCAGGTGGGCAGCGGCCTGACCGGCGTGCTGTACGTGCTGGACGAACCCAGCATCGGCCTGCACCCGAAAGACAACGGCCGCCTGATCGGCACCCTGAAGAACCTGCGCGACCTGGGCAACACCCTGCTGGTCGTGGAGCACGACGAGGACACCATGATCGAGGCGGATTACCTCGTGGACATGGGGCCCGGCGCCGGGGTGCACGGCGGGCAGGTGGTGGCGGTGGGCACGCCGCAGCAGGTGAAAGAGAACCGCGAAAGCCTGACCGGCAAGTACCTGCGCGGCGAACTGAAGATTGAGGTGCCGTCACACCGCCGCCGGGGCAACGGCAAGCGCCTGAAGGTGTTTGGCGCCCGCGAACACAACCTGCAGAACGTGGACATTGATATTCCACTGGGCACCATGACGGTGGTCACCGGCCCCAGCGGCAGCGGCAAGAGCACCCTGATTCACGACATCCTGCACGCCACCCTGGCCCGTGAACTGAACGGCGCCAAGACCACGCCGGGGCGCTACGACCGCATCGAGGGCATGGACCACCTGGACAAGGTCATCGAGATTGACCAGAGCCCTATTGGCCGCACGCCTCGCAGCAACCCGGCCACTTACACTGGGGTCTTCACCGAGATCCGCGACCTGTTTACCCGCACCCCCGAAGCGCGGCGCCGGGGCTACCAGGCCGGGCGCTTCTCCTTCAACGTGAAGGGCGGGCGCTGCGAGCACTGCAAGGGCGACGGCGTCATGAAGATCGAGATGAACTTCCTGCCGGATATCTACGTGCCGTGCGAGGTCTGCAAGGGCGCGCGCTACAACCGCGAGACGCTGGAAGTGAAGTACAACGGCAAGACCATTGCCGACGTGCTGGACCTGACCGTGGAAGACGCCCAGAAGTTCTTCGAGGCCATTCCCGCCATCGAGCGCAAGATGAGCCTGCTGTGCGACGTGGGCCTGGGCTACATGCGCATTGGCCAGCCCAGCACCACCCTGTCCGGCGGTGAGGCCCAGCGCATCAAGCTGGCCAGCGAGCTGAGCAAACGCGCCACCGGCAAGACCATCTACATTCTCGACGAGCCCACCACAGGCCTGCATTTCGAGGACGTGCGCAAGCTGATGGAAGTGCTGCAGCGCCTGGTGGAGGGCGGTAACACCCTGGTCATCATTGAGCACAACCTCGACGTGATGAAGTGCGCCGACCACATCATTGACCTGGGCCCGGAAGGGGGCGTGAGGGGCGGCACCATCGTCGCTGTCGGCACGCCCGAGGAACTGGCCGCGCACCCCACCAGCCACACGGGCGAATACCTGCGCCGGGTGCCGGGGATCGAACCGGCCCAGCCGCGAACGGCAGCCGAGCCGGAAGTCAGCGCCAAACCGGCCAAACGGGCCCCCCGCAAGGTGGCTTCAGCGGCGGCCGACGACGAGGGTGAACTGGTGGCCGCCGCCCCCGAGCGCAAGACTCGTGCTAAGAAAGAAAGCGCATGA
- a CDS encoding electron transfer flavoprotein subunit beta/FixA family protein, producing the protein MNILTLVRQVPDAEARVKISQQAVDLDGTTLVVDGMDEYGVEEALRLRESGASVEQIIALAIGPKRNEDALRTALAMGVDRAIHVETDEQFDAVTLSKVVAQVAHAENVGLILVGGQEADWDSQALGAASAERLGWPQLTWTNELKLDGETLSGRHDVDDGNESFRVTLPAVVTTQQGLNEPRYPTLPNIMKAKKKELRKDDAASYGLQARVRTVGAEIQTRARRNTMIDGKDPQAAAAQLLELLRNEAKVLA; encoded by the coding sequence ATGAATATCCTGACCCTTGTTCGCCAAGTGCCCGACGCCGAAGCGCGCGTGAAGATCAGCCAGCAGGCTGTTGACCTGGACGGCACCACCCTGGTGGTGGACGGCATGGACGAATACGGCGTAGAAGAGGCCCTGCGCCTGCGCGAAAGCGGCGCCAGCGTGGAGCAGATTATTGCCCTGGCCATTGGCCCCAAGCGCAACGAGGACGCCCTGCGCACCGCCCTGGCGATGGGCGTGGACCGCGCCATCCACGTGGAAACCGACGAGCAGTTTGACGCCGTGACCCTGAGCAAGGTGGTGGCCCAGGTGGCCCACGCCGAGAACGTGGGTCTGATTCTGGTGGGCGGCCAGGAAGCCGACTGGGACTCGCAGGCCCTGGGCGCCGCCAGTGCCGAGCGCCTGGGCTGGCCCCAGCTGACCTGGACCAACGAACTGAAGCTGGACGGCGAGACCCTGAGCGGCCGGCACGATGTGGACGACGGCAACGAGAGCTTCCGGGTCACCCTGCCCGCTGTGGTCACCACGCAGCAGGGCCTGAACGAGCCGCGGTACCCCACGCTGCCCAACATCATGAAGGCCAAGAAAAAGGAGCTGCGCAAGGACGACGCGGCCAGCTACGGCCTGCAGGCGCGCGTGCGCACTGTGGGCGCCGAGATTCAGACCCGCGCCCGGCGCAACACCATGATTGACGGCAAGGACCCCCAGGCCGCCGCCGCCCAGCTGCTGGAACTGCTGCGCAACGAAGCCAAGGTGCTGGCTTAA
- a CDS encoding M16 family metallopeptidase, producing the protein MDIYTAGYLDNGLGFLLAPRPGAHLVHLALYFDHGVKDEDPAENGICHLLEHLLFNVNRFPKRLARLFEPLARSGSQFAAYTGKEYTRLTFSMAPEHLERALIFLRALLERPPLEQATLEHERHIVMDEIARKRGRPEFLWNLLEEALFAPPYGLPVLGQPDVIAAFSLAQLKERAKQAFSPRRVRLVLTGRVKAEAGETIHKHLATWTGHTQASEAPSVEILPKAVAVEAGGSRAALYLGFPAPALPDAERPAAEVLAQLLGLGLRSRVFKQLREKSGLAYAVGGGSVHWRLTGYLHLAAELSRDRLAEAYVSFLKVIHDLHHRPPDAQEVHEAREALCMRILAEAEGPHFTHRLGLYWLAGELYYPAQEARAYRDISAHDVQMAAHFLDPNRMALVGVGVGEETLTQLLEVTL; encoded by the coding sequence GTGGACATCTATACGGCGGGGTACCTGGACAACGGGCTGGGCTTTTTGCTCGCGCCGCGCCCCGGCGCCCATTTGGTACACCTGGCCCTCTACTTTGACCACGGCGTGAAAGACGAGGACCCGGCAGAAAACGGCATCTGCCACCTGCTTGAACATCTGCTGTTTAACGTCAATCGCTTTCCTAAACGCTTGGCCCGACTCTTTGAACCCTTGGCCCGCAGCGGCAGTCAGTTTGCCGCTTATACCGGCAAGGAATACACGCGCCTGACTTTTTCCATGGCCCCTGAACACCTCGAAAGGGCGCTGATCTTCCTGCGGGCCTTGCTCGAACGGCCACCACTGGAACAGGCCACCCTGGAACACGAGCGGCACATTGTGATGGACGAAATTGCACGCAAACGGGGCCGCCCTGAGTTCCTGTGGAACCTGCTCGAAGAAGCCCTGTTTGCGCCGCCTTATGGCCTGCCCGTGCTGGGACAACCCGACGTGATCGCCGCGTTTTCTCTGGCGCAACTCAAAGAGCGCGCCAAACAGGCTTTCTCGCCGCGCCGCGTCCGGCTGGTGCTGACCGGACGCGTCAAGGCAGAAGCGGGCGAAACCATCCATAAGCATCTGGCCACCTGGACGGGACACACCCAGGCCAGTGAGGCGCCGTCCGTCGAAATCCTGCCGAAAGCTGTGGCTGTGGAGGCCGGCGGGTCACGGGCTGCGCTGTATCTGGGCTTTCCCGCACCGGCACTGCCCGACGCTGAGCGACCTGCGGCCGAGGTGTTGGCGCAGTTGCTGGGGCTGGGGCTCCGCTCGCGGGTATTTAAACAGTTGCGCGAGAAGTCGGGCCTGGCCTACGCCGTAGGTGGGGGGTCAGTGCACTGGCGGCTGACGGGTTACCTGCATCTGGCGGCCGAATTGTCCCGCGACCGACTGGCTGAGGCTTACGTTTCGTTCCTGAAGGTGATCCACGATCTGCATCACCGTCCTCCGGACGCACAGGAGGTTCATGAAGCCCGCGAAGCCCTCTGCATGCGCATTCTGGCCGAAGCCGAGGGACCACATTTCACACACCGGTTGGGGCTGTACTGGCTGGCCGGCGAGCTGTACTACCCAGCGCAAGAGGCCAGAGCCTACCGCGACATCAGCGCGCATGACGTTCAGATGGCGGCGCACTTCCTTGACCCGAACCGCATGGCGCTGGTTGGCGTTGGGGTCGGCGAGGAGACACTAACGCAGCTGCTTGAGGTGACCCTATGA